In Helianthus annuus cultivar XRQ/B chromosome 3, HanXRQr2.0-SUNRISE, whole genome shotgun sequence, a single window of DNA contains:
- the LOC110931364 gene encoding uncharacterized protein LOC110931364, giving the protein MLLTTVRRDANEQMYPLAWAVVEGENNDSWEWFIHELMHCLEVTDGGASWTFISDQQKGLLNVVSCIWPYAEHRNCARHIYANWHKTFKDEELKELYWKSTRAYSEGDYLQAIEDMKSINPDAVEALLKQNPKWFNKCYLDTHTKCDVIVNNMAETFNGFIINARSKHIIHMLEDIRIQVMSRLVTKRTEMAAKDVIICPKIQEKLEFSKGSSYRCEVYPSSYQVFQVRDFDDVSVDLENRTCTCRKWDLRGYPCKHVCAVAGFLHKSPEDYVDVCYHKDTYMKAYEVSIPPLPSERYWTKIHQPMDPPPIKSAPGRPKKNRKRDPYEDPKSQGNSQSMGL; this is encoded by the exons ATGTTGTTAACTACTGTTAGGAGGGATGCTAATGAGCAAATGTATCCTTTGGCTTGGGCAGTTGTTGAAGGAGAAAACAATGACAGTTGGGAATGGTTCATACATGAGCTAATGCATTGTTTGGAAGTAACTGATGGTGGGGCTTCATGGACATTCATTTCTGACCAGCAAAAG GGTCTATTAAATGTTGTTTCATGTATTTGGCCCTATGCAGAGCATAGAAACTGTGCAAGGCACATCTATGCAAATTGGCACAAAACATTCAAAGATGAGGAGCTAAAAGAGTTGTATTGGAAATCAACCAGGGCTTACTCTGAAGGTGACTATCTACAAGCAATTGAAGACATGAAATCAATCAATCCTGATGCAGTAGAGGCCTTACTGAAGCAGAATCCCAAGTGGTTTAACAAGTGCTATTTGGACACCCACACCAAGTGTGATGTAATAGTAAACAACATGGCAGAAACCTTTAATGGTTTTATCATTAATGCAAGGTCAAAACACATAATACATATGTTAGAGGATATAAGGATTCAGGTCATGAGTAGGTTAGTGACAAAAAGGACAGAAATGGCTGCCAAAGATGTTATCATATGCCCTAAAATCCAGGAAAAACTTGAATTTTCAAAAGGTTCTTCTTATAGATGTGAGGTGTATCCCTCATCATATCAAGTTTTTCAAGTAAGGGATTTTGATGATGTCTCTGTGGATCTGGAAAACAGAACCTGCACATGTAGAAAATGGGATTTAAGGGGATATCCTTGTAAACATGTATGTGCTGTTGCTGGTTTTCTACATAAGAGTCCTGAAGACTATGTTGATGTGTGTTATCACAAAGATACATACATGAAGGCTTATGAGGTCTCAATACCTCCATTGCCTAGTGAAAGGTATTGGACCAAGATCCATCAGCCAATGGATCCACCACCAATCAAATCTGCTCCTGGTAGGCCCAAGAAGAATAGGAAGAGGGATCCTTATGAAGATCCAAAAAGCCAGGGAAACTCACAAAGCATGGGGTTATAA